Proteins from a single region of Crassaminicella profunda:
- a CDS encoding ABC transporter substrate-binding protein — MKRNMIFFCMVVIIFSLVGCGEKSKFYYEEEAFNNSKERIIGFTNDEYKNMYALLEDNKIRKYDETGKVTKEIKVEIPKDSYKIPFAIGQDEEKKIYMDIREVGPKKPGKELVHEIWKLDEKGKVIKKISIAPNDMGGWENSDFGRMYITKNKNFIYKNDSNILLQIDEKGNIVKTLIKANVKDFVKIDNSIYALIKDEEGLFLAKKEIDGNNFVFKKKIGESSNITKLDFDLQEKKLLYFSDKMIIESFDMEGNLLGTVIDGENVPILLLTNTQINGFAVNNQGTLFMNFITYELEKDCSKIVMMKKKKGIPPKSNKKIIKVGVNTKYQQEEIKELAIKYMKKNPDVVVKVNQYDYKEDYISDYLKKINTEMLAGEGEDLIPTEHLPMKKFMKNEIFENLTAYMEKDKDFDINEYYKTVLDSYQYQNNYYALPINFTIGGLIADQKLINEKNIIINKENWNRESFMKALREISKNNGIYGLVKMDKQELIEMFFLGEIDKWIDYENKKTNFNSEAFKDLLKDVEAIYDEKLYHNEIERMMDIGEQKRMGEVAFFNKKNLEIIGVDGFDQIKNDIENYQLYPYPTDKGNGEFTYEPFGYGLNRQSKNKEIAWDFLKFMANNYRGDDFYSKFSVKKKNNLDRLEKCKKKEKEPRAYISEDYIIYSYPLTEEEVKQVKNALENMKVDVSLDPQIRSVVKDSFGKYVKGEIAQEELIQNLENKITTYLNE, encoded by the coding sequence ATGAAAAGAAATATGATTTTCTTTTGTATGGTAGTAATCATCTTTTCTTTAGTAGGTTGTGGAGAGAAAAGTAAATTTTATTATGAAGAAGAAGCTTTTAATAATAGTAAGGAACGTATTATAGGATTTACTAATGATGAGTATAAAAATATGTATGCATTATTAGAAGACAATAAAATTAGAAAATATGATGAAACTGGAAAGGTTACAAAAGAAATTAAAGTAGAAATACCTAAAGATTCTTATAAAATACCTTTTGCCATTGGACAAGATGAAGAAAAAAAAATATATATGGACATAAGAGAAGTGGGACCTAAAAAGCCAGGGAAAGAACTTGTCCATGAAATATGGAAATTAGATGAAAAAGGAAAAGTAATCAAGAAAATTTCTATTGCACCAAATGATATGGGTGGATGGGAAAATAGTGATTTTGGAAGAATGTATATTACTAAAAATAAGAATTTTATTTATAAGAATGATAGCAATATACTTTTACAAATAGATGAAAAAGGAAATATCGTAAAGACGCTTATTAAAGCAAATGTAAAAGATTTTGTAAAAATAGACAATAGTATTTATGCATTAATTAAAGATGAGGAAGGACTATTTTTAGCAAAAAAAGAAATAGATGGAAATAATTTTGTTTTTAAGAAAAAAATAGGAGAATCAAGCAATATAACAAAATTAGATTTTGATTTACAAGAAAAGAAATTGTTGTATTTTTCAGACAAGATGATAATAGAGTCTTTTGATATGGAAGGAAATTTATTAGGAACTGTTATAGATGGAGAAAATGTACCTATTCTTTTATTAACAAATACGCAGATCAATGGATTTGCTGTTAATAATCAAGGAACGTTATTTATGAATTTTATTACTTATGAGTTAGAAAAAGACTGTTCTAAGATCGTTATGATGAAAAAGAAAAAAGGAATTCCACCAAAAAGCAATAAAAAAATTATTAAAGTAGGAGTTAATACAAAATATCAACAAGAAGAAATCAAAGAATTAGCTATAAAGTATATGAAAAAAAATCCAGATGTAGTTGTAAAAGTAAATCAATATGATTACAAAGAAGATTATATTTCTGATTATTTAAAAAAGATAAATACAGAAATGTTAGCAGGAGAAGGGGAAGATTTGATTCCAACAGAGCATTTACCCATGAAAAAATTCATGAAAAATGAGATATTTGAAAATTTAACTGCTTATATGGAAAAAGATAAAGATTTTGATATAAATGAGTATTATAAGACTGTTCTTGATAGTTATCAATATCAAAATAATTATTATGCACTTCCTATAAATTTTACTATAGGAGGATTAATTGCAGATCAAAAGCTGATAAATGAAAAAAATATTATTATAAATAAAGAAAATTGGAATAGAGAAAGTTTTATGAAAGCTCTAAGAGAAATTTCTAAAAATAATGGGATTTATGGGCTCGTGAAAATGGATAAGCAAGAGCTAATAGAGATGTTTTTCTTAGGAGAAATAGATAAATGGATTGATTATGAAAACAAAAAAACAAATTTCAATAGTGAAGCTTTTAAAGATTTATTAAAAGATGTAGAAGCTATTTATGATGAAAAACTTTATCATAATGAAATAGAGAGAATGATGGATATAGGGGAACAAAAAAGAATGGGAGAAGTAGCATTTTTTAATAAAAAAAATCTTGAAATTATTGGAGTTGATGGATTCGATCAGATAAAAAATGATATAGAAAATTATCAACTTTATCCTTATCCTACAGACAAAGGAAATGGGGAATTCACCTATGAACCCTTTGGATATGGATTAAATAGACAGTCAAAAAATAAAGAAATTGCTTGGGATTTTCTTAAATTCATGGCGAATAATTATCGTGGAGATGATTTTTATAGTAAATTTTCAGTGAAAAAGAAAAATAATCTAGATAGATTAGAAAAGTGCAAAAAGAAAGAAAAAGAGCCAAGGGCATATATTAGTGAAGATTATATCATATACTCTTATCCCCTTACAGAAGAGGAAGTGAAGCAGGTTAAAAATGCTTTAGAAAATATGAAGGTAGATGTTTCACTAGATCCTCAAATCAGAAGCGTTGTAAAGGATTCCTTTGGAAAATATGTAAAAGGAGAAATAGCACAGGAAGAATTGATTCAGAATCTTGAGAATAAGATTACTACTTATTTAAATGAATAA
- a CDS encoding sensor histidine kinase — protein sequence MKLWQKLYIFTLILFILIFNLAGVIFIEKNHNASLKREVNRCFNEALTINSGVDTSLPAFRTLDRYIDLLDFNRRIIYKFADDYAKKSNGIYLEILDKKNQEIYSNVDFLLPKYREEINIQKMNERRTIIREVGKNTYIFITNLIEINGSIFKLTYMRDISSIYEQKKEQYDFFFRLEGIALVVFSIFMFFISRWISKPVKELMRVTKRIAEGNYHERVNLNTKDELGILAQNFNLMAEAVEENIHQLEKNNLEKERFIDNFTHELKTPLTSIIGYANLLRTTKCDEETFYEALNFIYEEGKRLEELSFNLMDLLVLRKEDFKKEKVNIKELLIQVKKVMQPKMKEKNIEILIDAEPSEWRVEKNLIQILLSNLIDNAYKASERDTKIYLNLSKEKEKMILEVKDGGIGIPKEHLDKILEPFYMVDKARTRANHGAGLGLSICKRIVEVHGATLKINSIVNEGTSIKIIFNKKEVEIDESENNAATID from the coding sequence ATGAAGCTTTGGCAAAAGTTATATATTTTTACTCTTATTCTGTTTATCTTGATTTTTAATTTGGCAGGGGTTATATTTATTGAAAAAAATCACAATGCTTCATTAAAAAGAGAAGTGAATCGATGCTTTAATGAAGCATTGACTATTAATTCAGGGGTAGATACGAGTTTACCAGCCTTTAGAACATTAGATCGATATATTGATTTATTAGATTTTAATCGAAGAATTATTTATAAATTTGCAGATGATTATGCAAAAAAATCTAATGGGATTTATTTAGAAATATTAGATAAAAAAAATCAAGAAATCTATAGCAATGTAGATTTTTTATTACCCAAATATCGTGAGGAAATAAATATACAAAAAATGAATGAAAGAAGAACCATCATCAGAGAGGTAGGAAAAAATACGTATATATTCATAACAAACTTGATAGAAATAAATGGAAGTATCTTTAAGCTTACTTATATGAGAGATATTTCTAGTATTTATGAACAAAAGAAGGAACAATATGATTTTTTCTTTCGACTAGAAGGAATTGCCCTAGTTGTTTTTTCTATTTTTATGTTTTTTATTAGTCGATGGATTTCAAAACCTGTCAAAGAGCTGATGCGAGTTACAAAAAGAATTGCAGAGGGAAATTATCATGAAAGAGTAAATTTAAATACAAAAGATGAATTAGGTATATTGGCACAAAACTTCAATCTAATGGCAGAAGCTGTAGAAGAAAATATTCACCAATTAGAAAAAAATAATCTTGAAAAAGAAAGATTTATTGATAATTTTACCCATGAATTAAAGACTCCTTTAACTTCTATCATTGGCTATGCTAATCTTTTAAGAACTACGAAATGTGATGAAGAAACCTTTTATGAAGCATTAAATTTTATCTATGAAGAAGGGAAAAGATTAGAGGAATTATCCTTTAATTTGATGGATTTGCTTGTACTGAGAAAAGAAGATTTTAAGAAAGAAAAGGTAAATATAAAAGAATTGCTTATTCAAGTAAAAAAGGTTATGCAACCAAAGATGAAGGAAAAAAATATAGAAATTTTGATTGATGCAGAGCCTAGTGAATGGAGAGTTGAAAAAAATTTGATTCAAATACTCCTTTCTAATTTAATCGATAATGCTTATAAAGCTTCAGAAAGGGATACGAAAATTTATCTGAATTTGTCAAAGGAAAAAGAAAAAATGATTCTTGAGGTAAAGGATGGGGGAATCGGTATTCCTAAAGAACATCTGGATAAAATCTTAGAACCCTTTTATATGGTAGATAAAGCGAGAACAAGAGCAAACCATGGAGCAGGATTAGGTTTATCTATTTGTAAAAGAATTGTAGAGGTACATGGAGCCACCCTAAAAATCAATAGTATAGTTAATGAAGGAACTTCTATAAAAATCATATTCAATAAGAAGGAGGTTGAGATAGATGAATCAGAAAATAATGCTGCTACTATTGATTAG
- a CDS encoding response regulator transcription factor: protein MKKKILIVEDDLAIAKLIEINLNIANYETKKVMDGLKALEIIDEENFDLIILDVMLPQADGFEVMEKIKHRNIPVIFLTAKKSVFDKVNGLKLGAEDYMVKPFEAIELLARIEVVLRRYGKNEKVLNFKDIKVYLEERIVKNDGNTVELSPKEYELLCLLIQNKNIALSREQILGRVWDMSYYGGTRTVDMHIKALRQKLDLGNHIKTIYKIGYRLED, encoded by the coding sequence TTGAAGAAAAAAATTTTAATTGTAGAGGATGATTTGGCCATAGCTAAATTAATAGAAATTAATTTAAATATAGCAAACTATGAAACAAAAAAGGTTATGGATGGATTGAAGGCTTTAGAAATCATAGATGAAGAGAATTTTGACTTGATTATTCTAGATGTGATGTTACCTCAGGCAGACGGTTTTGAGGTCATGGAAAAAATTAAGCATAGAAATATTCCAGTCATATTCTTAACAGCAAAGAAATCTGTATTTGATAAAGTCAATGGGCTAAAATTAGGTGCTGAGGATTATATGGTCAAGCCTTTTGAAGCCATAGAGCTTTTAGCAAGGATTGAAGTAGTATTAAGAAGATATGGAAAAAATGAAAAAGTTCTTAACTTTAAGGATATCAAAGTATATCTAGAAGAGAGAATCGTAAAAAATGATGGTAATACAGTTGAATTATCTCCAAAGGAATACGAATTATTATGTTTACTCATTCAAAATAAAAATATTGCTTTATCCAGAGAACAAATATTAGGAAGAGTATGGGATATGAGTTATTATGGTGGGACTAGAACAGTAGATATGCATATAAAAGCTCTTAGACAAAAGTTAGATCTTGGGAATCATATCAAAACCATCTACAAGATTGGTTATCGATTGGAGGACTAA
- a CDS encoding extracellular solute-binding protein: MKKRICFLLICTMLFSLVGCGNNNISTEEFYYEEGAFEKVDGNIMRVTNDEEGNIYAIVNQNTVQQYDSKGKLIRKFELEIPKDADISLMSIGIDQKKNLYIEVKSSIMFEKSQTNRIHEIWKFDEKGKVTEKIDVAKNDQGEFAYDSGSKLYINENNNFIYKNDTNQIIEVDQKGELVNTLVSEMVKDFVKIKNTLYAIILDENRETYLAKKEMGSQDYSYKKKIDGEQFIGFLGYDPKEGSLLYTTGSEEIKAFDLEGNFLKTVISVEDAQVFTKNIFTNGFAVNNDGNVYMSYSEMGSGEEAITDITVFVKKEGVKPKSKKKVITIGVNTEMEAMELRGKISGYMKAHPDTIIKINQYDYKEEYLSDYLKKMNTNIISGKGDDLIPTAYLPMSKYVKSGVFENLSDYMKKDKEFNMEDYHQNVFENLKIQGNYYSFPIGFKLGSLMANQDLLDEKNMQVKKENWNRESFINVLRELSQENGIYGLPNMEKEEIFEMFFVGDQEHFIDYENKKTNFNSESFKALLKDVQTIYDEKLIDENVTGMDIEGMNMYQGTNGKIVFMNQSKISLMFMPLLKNMIGNFKLYPYPSSHGKGGHAFTANAYGINVNSKNKELAWEVLKYLSGEKKDKGAFYTGIEMNKKSLEKQLDEMKNGENTGIIIATEGGELSSSSLTEENIKNIKDAIENTTINTSIDPQINKILKEAIKKYFAKEMAQEELIKTLDNKISTYLNE; the protein is encoded by the coding sequence ATGAAGAAAAGAATTTGTTTTTTATTAATATGTACGATGCTTTTTTCATTAGTAGGTTGTGGAAATAATAATATTTCAACAGAAGAATTCTATTATGAAGAAGGAGCTTTTGAAAAAGTGGATGGGAATATTATGAGAGTAACCAATGATGAAGAAGGAAATATATATGCTATAGTAAATCAAAATACAGTTCAGCAATATGACTCAAAAGGAAAACTTATAAGAAAATTTGAATTAGAAATACCAAAAGATGCAGATATTAGCCTTATGAGCATAGGCATAGATCAAAAAAAGAATCTATATATAGAAGTAAAATCCTCAATAATGTTTGAAAAATCACAGACAAATAGGATTCATGAGATTTGGAAGTTTGATGAAAAAGGAAAAGTAACAGAAAAGATTGATGTTGCTAAAAATGATCAGGGTGAATTTGCGTATGATAGTGGATCAAAGCTATACATAAATGAAAATAACAATTTTATCTATAAAAACGATACCAATCAAATTATAGAGGTCGACCAAAAGGGAGAATTGGTGAATACTTTAGTAAGTGAAATGGTAAAGGATTTTGTAAAGATAAAAAATACTTTGTATGCAATCATCTTAGATGAAAATAGAGAAACCTATCTAGCAAAAAAAGAAATGGGTTCACAGGATTATAGTTATAAGAAAAAAATAGATGGTGAACAATTTATAGGATTTTTAGGATATGATCCTAAAGAGGGAAGTTTATTATATACAACAGGATCCGAAGAGATTAAAGCTTTTGATTTAGAGGGAAATTTTTTAAAGACAGTAATAAGTGTTGAGGATGCTCAAGTGTTTACAAAAAATATATTTACAAATGGTTTTGCTGTGAATAATGACGGAAATGTTTATATGAGCTATAGTGAAATGGGAAGTGGGGAAGAAGCTATCACGGACATTACTGTGTTCGTTAAAAAGGAAGGGGTTAAGCCAAAGAGTAAGAAAAAGGTGATTACTATTGGCGTGAATACAGAAATGGAAGCTATGGAATTAAGAGGAAAAATCAGTGGTTATATGAAGGCCCATCCAGATACGATTATAAAAATCAATCAGTATGACTATAAAGAAGAATATCTTTCTGATTATCTGAAAAAGATGAATACAAACATTATTTCAGGAAAGGGAGATGATTTAATTCCAACGGCTTATTTACCTATGAGTAAATATGTAAAAAGTGGTGTTTTTGAAAATTTAAGTGATTATATGAAAAAAGATAAAGAATTCAATATGGAAGATTACCACCAAAATGTATTCGAGAATCTAAAAATACAGGGAAATTATTATTCATTTCCTATTGGTTTTAAATTAGGAAGCTTAATGGCAAATCAAGATTTATTAGATGAAAAGAATATGCAGGTCAAAAAAGAAAATTGGAATAGAGAAAGCTTTATTAATGTATTAAGAGAGCTTTCACAGGAAAATGGGATTTATGGATTACCGAATATGGAGAAAGAGGAAATATTTGAAATGTTTTTTGTAGGGGACCAAGAGCACTTTATTGATTATGAAAATAAAAAGACAAATTTCAATAGTGAAAGCTTTAAAGCTTTATTAAAAGATGTACAAACCATTTATGATGAAAAGCTGATAGATGAAAATGTAACAGGAATGGATATAGAGGGAATGAATATGTATCAAGGAACAAATGGAAAAATTGTTTTCATGAATCAATCAAAAATATCTCTTATGTTTATGCCACTATTGAAAAATATGATTGGAAATTTTAAGCTTTATCCATATCCAAGTAGTCATGGGAAAGGTGGGCATGCATTTACAGCTAATGCATATGGAATTAATGTTAACTCAAAAAACAAAGAACTTGCTTGGGAGGTTCTAAAATATTTAAGTGGAGAAAAAAAAGATAAGGGTGCTTTCTATACTGGTATTGAAATGAATAAAAAATCTTTAGAAAAGCAATTAGACGAAATGAAAAACGGTGAAAATACTGGAATAATCATTGCGACTGAAGGTGGGGAATTGAGTTCATCATCATTAACAGAGGAAAATATTAAAAATATAAAGGATGCTATTGAGAATACGACGATTAATACAAGTATAGACCCACAAATCAATAAAATTTTAAAGGAAGCTATAAAAAAATATTTTGCTAAGGAAATGGCACAAGAGGAGTTAATAAAAACATTAGATAATAAAATCTCAACCTACTTGAACGAATAA
- a CDS encoding flavodoxin family protein: protein MKISIIFHSVCGNTYLMAKDFYDCLKKQGKEVSLYRVKDDDLEKWMNIFPVAKEYFDEINNIPVAGPEVMLESEHIIIGSPTYFGNVSSEMKAYMDGASIFWIEGKLVGKKLTAFTSSSNSEGGGDLCLQAINTFAQHMGMISIPIPSNLLTNKSFPAYGFIHYSGGLGDQRPDENIYTAIKKYTEIYI, encoded by the coding sequence ATGAAAATATCGATTATATTTCATAGTGTGTGTGGAAATACTTATTTGATGGCAAAGGATTTTTATGATTGTTTAAAGAAACAAGGAAAAGAAGTATCTTTATATCGGGTAAAAGATGATGATTTAGAAAAATGGATGAATATATTCCCCGTAGCGAAAGAATATTTTGATGAAATCAATAATATTCCAGTTGCAGGACCTGAGGTAATGCTTGAAAGTGAGCATATTATTATAGGAAGTCCTACTTATTTTGGTAATGTATCAAGTGAAATGAAAGCTTATATGGATGGAGCATCTATATTTTGGATAGAAGGAAAATTAGTTGGAAAGAAATTAACTGCTTTTACTTCTTCGAGTAATTCAGAAGGCGGTGGAGATCTTTGCTTGCAAGCAATAAATACGTTTGCTCAGCATATGGGAATGATTTCTATACCTATTCCATCCAATTTATTAACGAATAAAAGCTTTCCTGCATATGGTTTTATTCATTATTCTGGAGGATTAGGAGATCAAAGACCTGATGAGAATATATATACTGCTATAAAAAAATACACAGAAATTTATATCTAA